From a single Oceaniferula flava genomic region:
- a CDS encoding aspartate kinase, with product MALIVQKYGGSSVGSLDRIRNVASRIKKLRDEGNQVVAVVSAMGGVTDKLIGMATQLNENPPERELDVLLSSGEQQSIALLATALQGMGVDAVSATGRQAGIVTSGSHTRGRIEDINPSLLQAYLDEQKVIIVAGFQGVTQTGLIHTLGRGGSDLTAIAVAAALKADLCQILTDVDGVYTCDPRVVKNARKLPEISYDEMLEMASSGSKVMQSRSVEFAKKYGVVFEVCSSLNNNPGTLVTEEHPAMEAVVIRGVSIERSQARVTITDIPDRPGNSAKILGALADAEINVDMIVSNIASDGMARHSFTMHTNDLGRAQAALQPVLNSLSADAQLETEAGLAKLSTVGIGMRSHSGVAAKMFQALGDAGINIGMISTSEIKIAVTVDETAIEDAARVVHEVFELDKKPVA from the coding sequence ATGGCATTAATCGTTCAAAAATACGGCGGCAGCTCCGTTGGCAGCCTCGATCGCATCCGCAACGTTGCCTCACGCATCAAGAAATTGCGTGACGAAGGCAATCAAGTCGTGGCCGTGGTTTCCGCCATGGGCGGCGTCACCGACAAGCTGATCGGCATGGCCACCCAGCTGAACGAGAATCCGCCAGAGCGCGAGCTCGATGTGCTGCTTTCCAGCGGCGAGCAACAATCCATCGCCCTCCTCGCCACCGCACTTCAGGGCATGGGAGTGGATGCCGTTTCCGCCACCGGCAGACAGGCCGGCATCGTCACATCCGGCAGTCACACCCGCGGACGCATCGAAGATATCAACCCGAGCCTGCTGCAAGCTTACCTCGACGAGCAGAAAGTCATCATCGTCGCCGGATTCCAAGGAGTCACCCAGACCGGACTGATTCACACCCTCGGTCGCGGTGGTTCAGACCTCACCGCCATTGCCGTGGCCGCGGCCCTGAAGGCCGACCTCTGCCAGATCCTCACCGACGTCGATGGCGTCTACACCTGTGACCCACGGGTGGTGAAAAATGCGCGTAAGCTGCCTGAAATTTCCTACGATGAAATGTTGGAAATGGCCTCCTCCGGGAGTAAGGTCATGCAGTCGCGATCTGTTGAATTTGCGAAAAAATACGGAGTCGTCTTCGAAGTCTGCTCCAGCCTCAACAACAACCCCGGAACCCTAGTCACCGAAGAACACCCAGCCATGGAAGCAGTAGTTATCCGCGGAGTCTCCATCGAGCGCTCCCAAGCCCGCGTCACCATCACCGATATCCCAGACCGCCCGGGGAACTCCGCGAAGATCCTCGGCGCACTGGCCGATGCGGAAATCAATGTCGATATGATCGTCTCTAACATCGCTAGCGATGGCATGGCGCGTCATTCCTTCACCATGCACACCAATGACCTCGGTCGTGCCCAAGCCGCTCTCCAGCCAGTGCTCAACAGTCTGTCCGCAGACGCACAGCTGGAAACCGAAGCCGGACTGGCGAAGCTAAGCACCGTGGGCATCGGTATGCGTTCCCACTCCGGTGTTGCCGCGAAAATGTTCCAGGCGCTCGGCGATGCCGGCATCAACATCGGCATGATCTCCACCTCGGAAATCAAAATTGCCGTTACCGTGGACGAGACCGCCATCGAAGATGCCGCCCGCGTGGTGCACGAGGTGTTTGAGCTCGATAAAAAACCGGTCGCTTAA
- a CDS encoding putative Na+/H+ antiporter → MRTKLLPLLLLLFTFAVPTLHAAAGAHAKPEFVERMEHFPAEEEAAGMKGIGEILSHRASEQPFLLVATIIFVLAITHTFFAVPLTKYSHKLQHEHDAMIRREKEAAGESATAQDMVSFKATFFHFLGEIEAIFGIWVIALIAAIIGFYDVDTVKSYITTVNFTEPMFVVIIMALASTRPVLRFAESALSFFAKWGKETPSAWWLSILIVAPILGSFITEPGAMTIAAMLLAKKFYKLKPSPKLAYGTLGLLFVNISVGGVLTNFAAPPVLMVAQKWGLTTPEMFMHFGDKAIIGILLSTGLYYGVFRKELASLSGRLEDHDGDGKGDLQDDHSRTIPLWITLTHLFFMAWTVFFAHTPALFIGGFLFFLAFRQGTAHHQFKMELKGPILVGFFLAGLVIHGGLQGWWLAPIITSLTEWPLFAGSVLLTSFNDNAAITFLASQVSGLGPELKYAVLAGAVCGGGLTVIANAPNPAGQALLSRFFGDGVSPGKLLMGAFVPTVIVSLVMMLFPDATVDRIFDKEKPLVEEVEETPQRGLVSPEADPDVKADAE, encoded by the coding sequence ATGAGAACGAAATTGCTGCCACTTCTGTTACTGTTGTTTACCTTCGCGGTGCCCACGCTGCACGCTGCTGCCGGCGCGCATGCCAAGCCGGAATTTGTCGAACGGATGGAGCATTTTCCTGCTGAGGAAGAGGCCGCCGGGATGAAGGGGATTGGAGAAATCCTCAGCCACCGTGCCTCCGAGCAGCCGTTCCTGCTAGTGGCGACGATTATTTTCGTCCTCGCTATCACGCACACCTTCTTCGCTGTGCCGCTGACCAAGTATTCGCACAAGTTGCAGCATGAACACGATGCGATGATCCGCCGGGAAAAAGAAGCCGCCGGTGAGTCCGCCACCGCGCAGGACATGGTCAGTTTCAAGGCGACATTTTTCCACTTCCTCGGAGAGATTGAAGCTATCTTCGGAATCTGGGTGATCGCCCTGATTGCCGCCATCATCGGATTCTACGATGTGGATACCGTGAAGAGCTACATCACCACGGTGAACTTCACCGAGCCGATGTTTGTGGTGATCATCATGGCCCTCGCCTCCACCCGCCCCGTGCTTCGCTTTGCCGAGAGTGCGCTAAGTTTCTTCGCCAAGTGGGGCAAGGAAACGCCCTCCGCCTGGTGGCTTTCCATTCTCATCGTGGCCCCCATTCTTGGTTCCTTCATCACCGAGCCGGGAGCCATGACCATCGCTGCGATGTTGCTGGCGAAAAAGTTCTACAAACTCAAGCCCAGCCCCAAGCTCGCTTACGGCACGCTCGGCCTGCTGTTCGTGAACATCTCCGTCGGGGGTGTGCTGACAAATTTCGCGGCACCGCCGGTGCTGATGGTGGCCCAGAAATGGGGGCTGACCACTCCTGAGATGTTCATGCATTTCGGGGACAAGGCGATCATTGGTATCTTACTTTCCACGGGGCTTTATTACGGTGTATTCCGCAAGGAGCTGGCCAGCCTGTCAGGCAGATTGGAAGATCACGATGGCGATGGCAAAGGTGATCTGCAGGATGACCACAGCCGCACGATCCCACTGTGGATCACGCTGACGCACCTGTTTTTCATGGCATGGACAGTGTTCTTTGCCCACACCCCCGCGCTCTTCATCGGTGGTTTCCTATTCTTCCTCGCCTTCCGTCAAGGCACTGCCCATCACCAGTTCAAGATGGAGCTGAAAGGACCGATTCTGGTGGGCTTTTTCCTGGCTGGTCTGGTGATCCACGGTGGTCTTCAAGGATGGTGGCTGGCGCCGATCATTACCAGCCTCACCGAGTGGCCACTCTTCGCGGGCTCTGTGTTACTGACCTCGTTTAACGATAACGCCGCCATTACCTTCCTCGCCAGTCAGGTGAGTGGTCTTGGGCCAGAGCTGAAATACGCTGTGCTCGCCGGTGCGGTCTGTGGTGGTGGTCTTACCGTGATTGCCAACGCACCCAACCCTGCCGGTCAGGCCCTGCTCAGCCGCTTCTTCGGCGATGGTGTTTCACCCGGTAAGTTGCTGATGGGTGCCTTTGTCCCCACCGTGATTGTATCGCTGGTGATGATGCTGTTCCCGGATGCCACGGTCGACCGCATTTTCGATAAGGAAAAACCACTCGTCGAAGAGGTCGAGGAAACACCTCAGCGTGGTTTGGTTTCTCCCGAAGCCGATCCAGACGTAAAGGCTGACGCCGAATAA
- a CDS encoding phospholipase D-like domain-containing protein translates to MPQAAKDPTSRISQGVKQRVSAKLSAWKSRIEREISGGQTGGSSDGNAVEVYFEGDRAFADMLGAIRDAKHYVHLEMYMFFSDGTGSKFAEALSAKAREGIPVRVLYDSIGSLETDQMQWANMHDAGVTVVEYRPVAFWRKRSGIFGRNHRKNLVVDGAIAFTGGMNIADSWSEEASSDSSWRDTHCRVIGPAAQDFNKLFIDSWQYATKEKIFHRPAPHPLSDDEQQAHGDGLDRSGGCRCVVVGSQGLRDSKEIRRMFSVNLARAEKSIKMTMPYFVPPKRLLAALNKAKQRGVDIKLLLPRDSDVKVVDWLREGFYPQLLSWGISLREYLGPVLHAKTMVVDDHIAVIGSSNFDILSVLMNREIGLVVFNDEVVAELDRQWQNDLMLSERVTRDWEGIRSWWRLAMAKLGSFLLRRL, encoded by the coding sequence GTGCCTCAAGCAGCCAAGGACCCAACAAGCCGTATATCCCAGGGAGTGAAACAACGCGTCTCTGCGAAATTGAGTGCCTGGAAATCTCGCATCGAGCGCGAAATTTCCGGCGGTCAGACCGGCGGCTCCAGCGATGGCAATGCAGTGGAAGTTTACTTCGAAGGTGACCGCGCATTCGCCGACATGCTCGGGGCAATCCGCGATGCCAAACATTACGTGCACTTGGAAATGTATATGTTTTTCTCAGATGGCACCGGCAGCAAGTTCGCCGAGGCGCTGAGTGCCAAGGCACGCGAGGGCATCCCCGTGCGGGTGCTCTATGATTCGATTGGCTCGCTGGAAACCGATCAGATGCAGTGGGCTAACATGCACGATGCCGGAGTGACGGTGGTGGAGTATCGACCCGTGGCATTCTGGCGCAAGCGCAGTGGGATTTTTGGCCGAAACCATCGGAAAAACTTGGTGGTTGATGGCGCCATTGCCTTCACCGGTGGCATGAACATCGCCGATTCCTGGTCGGAGGAAGCGAGCAGCGATTCCTCGTGGCGCGATACCCACTGCCGCGTGATCGGACCGGCCGCACAGGATTTCAACAAGCTGTTCATCGATTCTTGGCAATACGCGACCAAGGAGAAGATTTTCCACCGACCCGCCCCCCACCCCTTGTCCGATGATGAACAGCAAGCGCACGGCGACGGACTGGACCGCTCCGGAGGCTGCCGCTGCGTGGTGGTCGGCAGTCAGGGACTGCGCGACAGCAAGGAAATCCGGAGGATGTTCTCGGTGAATCTCGCTCGGGCAGAGAAGTCGATCAAGATGACGATGCCCTACTTTGTGCCCCCCAAACGATTGCTCGCCGCCCTGAACAAAGCGAAACAACGAGGCGTGGATATCAAGTTACTGCTGCCGAGGGATTCGGACGTAAAAGTGGTCGATTGGTTACGCGAAGGTTTTTATCCGCAGCTGTTAAGTTGGGGGATCTCGCTGAGGGAATACCTCGGGCCGGTGCTGCATGCTAAAACCATGGTGGTGGACGACCACATTGCGGTGATCGGGTCTTCAAACTTCGATATTCTCTCCGTGCTCATGAACCGCGAGATCGGCTTGGTGGTGTTCAACGATGAGGTGGTGGCCGAACTCGACCGCCAATGGCAAAACGACCTGATGCTCTCCGAGCGTGTCACACGCGATTGGGAAGGCATCAGATCGTGGTGGAGGTTAGCGATGGCGAAGCTGGGGAGTTTTCTACTGCGGAGGTTGTAA
- a CDS encoding riboflavin synthase, whose translation MFTGLIEATGRVLSLEPRGEQARLVIELPFAQELADGESVAINGCCLTVVEKDATSASFDILRQTLTVTSLGGLQVGSLVNLERAMLAGGRFGGHFVQGHVDATGEIIDLSPVGNDHRLEISLPPEIHQLCIDKGSLAIDGISLTIAELTDTSGVFWIIPHTMQETHLQQAQVGQKVNLEADVIAKHVAKLVGK comes from the coding sequence ATGTTTACCGGATTGATCGAAGCCACGGGCAGGGTGTTGTCACTCGAGCCCCGTGGCGAGCAGGCGCGGCTGGTGATTGAGCTGCCATTCGCCCAAGAGCTCGCCGACGGCGAGTCGGTGGCGATCAATGGTTGCTGCCTCACCGTGGTGGAGAAAGACGCCACGTCGGCCAGCTTCGACATCCTACGCCAGACGCTGACCGTTACCTCATTGGGCGGTTTGCAAGTGGGTTCCTTGGTCAATCTGGAGCGTGCCATGCTCGCAGGGGGGCGTTTCGGCGGTCACTTTGTGCAAGGGCACGTCGATGCCACCGGGGAAATCATCGATCTCTCACCGGTCGGTAACGACCATCGTCTGGAAATCTCACTGCCTCCGGAAATTCATCAACTCTGCATCGATAAAGGCTCTCTGGCGATTGATGGCATCTCGCTCACCATCGCCGAACTCACCGATACCAGCGGCGTCTTCTGGATCATCCCGCACACCATGCAGGAAACCCATCTGCAGCAGGCACAGGTCGGCCAAAAGGTGAACTTGGAAGCGGACGTCATCGCCAAGCACGTGGCGAAGCTAGTGGGCAAGTAA
- a CDS encoding DUF4328 domain-containing protein has product MAHTPNPIYAPPVAATEQVSPENISGTYGPFRKNGTLKNLLVSLLVLDAMLIIFNDGVINFMDMRQYESADYLVSETSSQLDSIVLYSAWGKMGLSIILIIVFAIWINRSCKNAWLLDPPRMTITPAWSVGYYFIPILLLWKPYVAMKQIRSASYGKDHALKAVLPLWWTLWIISMLIDNVSTRMLQDPETVDDYLTGCKLVLVATPINVILNYLAIALVTGITLAQQRRLINWHQ; this is encoded by the coding sequence ATGGCCCATACTCCGAATCCTATTTACGCCCCACCGGTGGCGGCCACCGAGCAGGTCAGCCCTGAGAACATCTCAGGCACCTACGGCCCGTTTCGCAAGAACGGCACGCTGAAGAACCTGCTGGTCTCCCTGCTGGTGCTGGATGCCATGCTGATCATTTTCAATGACGGCGTGATCAACTTCATGGACATGCGGCAGTATGAATCCGCGGATTATCTGGTGTCCGAGACCAGCTCACAGCTCGACAGCATCGTGCTGTACAGTGCTTGGGGGAAAATGGGGCTCAGCATCATTCTGATCATCGTCTTTGCCATCTGGATCAATCGCTCGTGTAAGAATGCCTGGCTGCTCGATCCCCCACGGATGACGATTACTCCGGCCTGGTCCGTCGGCTATTACTTCATTCCCATTCTCTTGCTGTGGAAACCTTATGTGGCCATGAAGCAAATCCGCAGCGCCAGCTACGGCAAGGACCATGCGCTCAAGGCCGTGCTACCGCTGTGGTGGACGTTGTGGATCATCTCCATGCTCATCGATAACGTCAGCACCCGCATGCTGCAAGACCCAGAGACGGTCGACGACTACCTCACCGGCTGCAAGCTGGTGCTCGTGGCGACTCCGATCAATGTCATCCTGAACTACCTGGCCATCGCTCTGGTCACCGGCATCACACTCGCCCAGCAGCGGCGCCTGATCAACTGGCACCAGTAG
- a CDS encoding metallophosphoesterase family protein, whose protein sequence is MKRRKFIGGMALAGTAPALIHPQSVQAASAPETRFEDIRAVSPPVVQTPTATSFSVAWMVNGTATGWVEWGTTEQLGNITRPAHHGLAAMSHYALSARVEGIPAGADVYYRVVTKAVRYKNAYSIQQGEPQAGEIRKLTLPRADADRCHLAVINDTHDRSETISQLAKNINAANPDALIWNGDVYNTISSNEQMARIALTPGQKKEASTAGGWASTRPLLFTPGNHDARGEAARTVPEALIPWPMAAGDPEGINPSPFIRGRYCFTKRIGPVAIIGLDTGEDKPDSRDVWGGMAAYEPYREAQLEWLLKALQQPEIKSAPYLITVCHIPLHGLPGHNDGMGPEGYAYFSGFGQKLWLKPLADAGCQMVISGHMHSHRIDPPSADFPMHQVVGGGPKLDNASLIQIKADSSALVLTAENLKRETIGSVRLKPRHR, encoded by the coding sequence ATGAAACGTAGAAAATTTATCGGAGGTATGGCACTGGCTGGCACGGCGCCCGCATTGATTCACCCTCAGAGCGTGCAGGCCGCCAGCGCTCCGGAAACCCGCTTCGAAGACATCCGCGCGGTCAGCCCGCCGGTGGTGCAGACCCCCACAGCCACCTCCTTTTCTGTCGCTTGGATGGTCAATGGCACCGCCACTGGCTGGGTGGAATGGGGCACCACGGAACAGCTCGGAAACATCACCCGCCCCGCCCACCACGGCCTCGCCGCGATGAGTCACTACGCGCTCTCCGCCCGGGTCGAAGGGATTCCCGCTGGAGCCGACGTCTACTACCGCGTGGTCACCAAGGCCGTGCGATACAAAAATGCTTACTCGATCCAGCAAGGCGAACCCCAAGCCGGAGAAATCCGCAAACTCACTCTCCCTCGCGCTGATGCCGATCGCTGCCACCTCGCGGTGATCAACGACACCCACGACCGCAGCGAGACCATCAGCCAGCTCGCCAAGAACATCAACGCGGCAAACCCCGACGCTCTGATCTGGAATGGCGATGTTTACAACACCATCAGCAGCAACGAGCAGATGGCACGGATCGCCCTGACTCCCGGGCAGAAAAAAGAAGCGTCCACAGCGGGAGGCTGGGCATCCACCCGCCCCCTGCTGTTCACGCCCGGAAACCACGACGCCCGGGGCGAAGCAGCCCGCACCGTGCCGGAAGCGCTGATCCCCTGGCCAATGGCCGCAGGCGATCCCGAGGGCATCAACCCCTCACCCTTTATTCGCGGACGCTATTGCTTCACCAAGCGCATTGGCCCCGTGGCCATCATCGGTCTCGACACCGGTGAGGACAAACCGGATTCCCGCGACGTCTGGGGCGGCATGGCCGCCTATGAACCCTACCGAGAAGCCCAGCTGGAGTGGCTTTTGAAAGCCTTACAGCAGCCGGAAATCAAATCGGCCCCCTACCTCATCACCGTGTGCCACATCCCCCTGCATGGGTTACCCGGTCACAACGATGGCATGGGGCCCGAGGGCTACGCCTACTTCTCCGGCTTCGGACAGAAGCTCTGGCTGAAACCTCTGGCGGACGCCGGCTGTCAGATGGTGATCAGCGGCCACATGCACAGCCACCGGATCGATCCGCCCAGCGCGGACTTCCCCATGCACCAAGTGGTCGGCGGCGGGCCGAAGCTGGACAACGCCTCGCTGATCCAAATCAAAGCCGATTCTTCCGCCCTCGTTCTAACGGCAGAGAACTTGAAGCGCGAAACCATCGGCAGCGTCCGCTTGAAGCCCCGCCACAGGTGA
- a CDS encoding bifunctional folylpolyglutamate synthase/dihydrofolate synthase has translation MMTYQESIEWLYSTQQFGIKLGLEQARRLLRETLSFPRHGVRVIHVAGTNGKGSTCSIIDALARACGTRTGLFTSPHLIDYRERIKVGGLDIPEDITARYLSEFKELVSSWDHHPTFFELTLAVAMRYFREKKCELIILETGMGGRLDATTAVPADVAVITPIAMDHSQWLGETLEAVAGEKAGIIVPHKPVVCSPQEPAAHCVIEQEANESRSPLEFITEPLTGYTINLAGPHQRMNAAVAIAAAEKVGVPLSFDIVQQALAKVVWPGRFERIANSSIILDGAHNPHAAEALLATWEHEFPEQKSQLIFGAVEGKNADKVLAILCSMAEHIHLTPINSPRSLSAAELEAALPKDSPAFTVHESLDAALEATQSSTTPTLIAGSLFLIGQAKARLSCQNPPPPSSQ, from the coding sequence ATGATGACTTACCAAGAGAGCATCGAATGGCTGTATTCGACCCAACAGTTCGGTATTAAACTCGGCTTGGAGCAGGCGCGCCGCTTACTCCGTGAGACACTCAGCTTTCCCCGGCATGGGGTGCGCGTGATTCACGTGGCGGGCACCAATGGCAAAGGATCCACCTGCTCGATCATCGATGCTCTGGCTCGCGCCTGCGGCACTCGCACCGGACTCTTCACCTCTCCTCACCTGATCGATTACCGCGAGCGGATCAAGGTCGGCGGTTTGGACATCCCCGAGGACATCACGGCACGCTACCTCAGCGAGTTCAAGGAGCTGGTCTCGTCGTGGGACCATCATCCCACATTTTTCGAGCTCACCCTGGCGGTGGCGATGCGATACTTCCGCGAGAAGAAATGTGAATTGATCATTTTGGAAACCGGCATGGGTGGCCGACTGGATGCCACCACGGCGGTGCCGGCCGATGTCGCGGTGATCACCCCCATCGCCATGGACCACAGCCAGTGGTTAGGTGAGACCTTGGAAGCCGTCGCCGGAGAAAAGGCGGGCATCATTGTGCCGCACAAACCGGTCGTCTGCAGCCCCCAAGAACCCGCCGCCCACTGCGTGATCGAGCAGGAAGCCAATGAAAGCCGCAGTCCGCTGGAGTTCATCACCGAGCCCCTAACAGGCTACACCATCAACCTCGCCGGACCGCATCAGCGGATGAATGCCGCCGTCGCAATCGCCGCTGCCGAGAAAGTGGGGGTCCCGCTCAGCTTTGACATTGTCCAACAAGCACTAGCCAAGGTCGTCTGGCCGGGGCGTTTCGAGCGCATTGCCAACAGCTCCATCATCCTCGACGGAGCCCATAACCCCCACGCGGCCGAAGCTTTGTTAGCCACCTGGGAGCACGAATTTCCCGAGCAAAAATCCCAGCTCATCTTTGGAGCCGTGGAAGGAAAGAATGCCGATAAAGTCCTTGCTATCCTTTGCTCCATGGCAGAACACATTCATCTCACGCCGATTAACTCACCGCGCAGCCTCAGTGCAGCGGAGTTAGAGGCCGCCCTGCCGAAGGACAGCCCCGCTTTCACCGTTCACGAAAGTTTGGACGCTGCTCTGGAAGCCACCCAATCCTCAACCACCCCCACCCTCATCGCCGGTTCCCTTTTTCTCATCGGCCAGGCCAAAGCCAGGCTGAGCTGCCAGAATCCCCCTCCGCCGAGCAGCCAATAA
- a CDS encoding MBL fold metallo-hydrolase, translated as MQFTSLLRRNEIGANSYLIEMDGQRIVLDSGMHPKEEGLDSLPAHHELPADSIDSIFVSHSHLDHSGSLPVLMRDQPGADVFMTPATAKLIDALLHNSVNVMESKRTELGITDYPFYTHRELDDHEKRWRTFNYERPFQIGDNVRASFHDAGHILGSSGIMLETPEKRVFYTGDVQFEDQTLIPGADLPEEDIDTLIIETTRGASPRCESYSREVEEQKFAESINDCLKRGGSVLVPVFAMGKTQEVLTMINRFKQEGLIPDAPVYIGGLSTKMTIIFDEFADSTPRNQPGFRILKDMEVKTGGRRRKRAPIVYQPGGIYALSSGMMTEKTVSNNFARGFISNPKNSLLFVGYADPDSPAGHIRAGKQGDLIDLDPAQDPIQFNCPMEVFDFSGHATRDDLLSYILRVKPKKTILVHGDLPATEWFAQQLKEKLPECETIIPLPGKPYQL; from the coding sequence ATGCAATTTACCTCACTCCTCCGTCGCAACGAAATTGGTGCCAACTCGTATCTCATCGAGATGGACGGTCAACGCATCGTCCTAGACTCCGGCATGCACCCGAAGGAAGAGGGGCTGGACTCCCTGCCCGCCCACCATGAGCTGCCGGCGGACAGCATCGATTCGATCTTTGTTTCCCACTCACACCTCGATCACTCGGGCTCACTGCCTGTGTTAATGCGGGATCAACCCGGCGCCGATGTCTTCATGACCCCGGCCACCGCCAAACTCATCGATGCCCTGCTGCACAACTCCGTGAATGTGATGGAAAGCAAGCGCACCGAGCTCGGCATCACCGATTATCCATTTTACACCCACCGCGAACTCGACGACCACGAAAAGCGCTGGCGCACGTTCAACTACGAGCGCCCGTTCCAGATTGGCGACAACGTCCGCGCCTCCTTCCATGACGCCGGTCACATTCTCGGATCGTCCGGAATCATGTTAGAAACCCCCGAGAAACGGGTCTTTTACACCGGTGACGTTCAATTCGAGGACCAAACCCTGATTCCCGGAGCCGATCTTCCCGAAGAGGATATCGACACCCTGATCATCGAGACCACCCGTGGTGCCTCGCCTCGCTGTGAAAGTTACTCACGCGAAGTCGAAGAGCAGAAGTTTGCCGAGTCGATCAACGACTGCCTGAAACGCGGCGGCTCCGTGCTCGTCCCAGTGTTCGCCATGGGCAAGACCCAGGAGGTGCTCACCATGATCAATCGCTTCAAGCAAGAAGGACTGATCCCCGACGCCCCTGTTTACATCGGCGGACTGAGCACGAAGATGACCATCATTTTCGACGAATTTGCCGACAGCACACCGCGTAATCAACCAGGCTTCCGCATCCTCAAGGACATGGAGGTCAAGACCGGTGGCCGCCGTCGCAAACGCGCCCCCATCGTCTACCAGCCAGGCGGCATTTACGCCCTGTCGAGCGGCATGATGACGGAAAAAACTGTCTCCAACAACTTTGCCCGCGGCTTCATCAGCAACCCGAAAAACTCCCTGCTGTTCGTCGGTTACGCCGATCCAGATTCGCCCGCCGGCCACATCCGCGCAGGGAAGCAAGGCGACCTGATCGACCTCGATCCCGCCCAGGATCCGATCCAGTTCAACTGCCCGATGGAAGTCTTCGATTTCTCCGGCCACGCGACCCGCGATGATCTGTTATCCTACATCCTCCGGGTGAAACCGAAGAAAACCATCCTCGTGCATGGCGACCTCCCTGCCACTGAGTGGTTTGCCCAGCAACTCAAGGAGAAGCTCCCCGAGTGCGAAACCATCATCCCGCTGCCAGGGAAACCATACCAGCTCTAA
- the accD gene encoding acetyl-CoA carboxylase, carboxyltransferase subunit beta, with the protein MGIFNKPKLRGQGSKRDSMPDDLWTKCSDCGELIHSLDLKQNLLVCPKCDHHFLIGSRERINLIADEGSFEETDADLFSKNPLGFAKYEDKIAMLREKTDLNDAVVTGSLTIQGKRAVIAVMDFKFFAGSMGSVVGEKITRAVELATAEKRGIIIVSASSGARMQEGMLSLMQMAKTCGALARHSDAGLPYISLMTHPTTGGVTASFATIGDINLAEPKCMIGFAGPRVVKETTHQDLPPGFQTAEFMVEHGLVDDIVHRNKLRDKLGQLLGYMLP; encoded by the coding sequence ATGGGCATCTTCAACAAACCAAAACTTCGAGGCCAAGGCAGCAAACGCGACTCCATGCCAGATGATCTCTGGACCAAATGTAGCGACTGTGGAGAGCTGATTCACTCGCTTGACCTCAAGCAAAACCTACTGGTCTGCCCGAAATGTGACCATCACTTCCTGATTGGCTCACGTGAGCGCATCAATCTGATTGCGGACGAAGGCAGCTTTGAAGAAACCGATGCTGACCTCTTTTCCAAGAACCCACTCGGATTCGCCAAATATGAGGACAAGATCGCCATGCTGCGCGAAAAGACGGACCTCAACGACGCCGTGGTCACAGGATCGCTTACCATCCAAGGAAAACGCGCCGTCATCGCCGTCATGGACTTTAAATTCTTCGCCGGCTCCATGGGCTCTGTGGTGGGAGAAAAAATCACCCGGGCGGTGGAATTGGCAACCGCTGAAAAACGCGGCATTATCATCGTTTCCGCCTCCTCCGGTGCGCGGATGCAGGAAGGGATGCTCTCCCTGATGCAAATGGCGAAGACTTGCGGCGCCCTGGCCCGTCACTCGGACGCCGGCCTGCCTTACATTTCCCTGATGACTCACCCCACCACCGGTGGTGTCACCGCCTCCTTTGCCACCATCGGCGATATCAACCTGGCCGAGCCCAAGTGCATGATCGGCTTTGCCGGTCCTCGTGTGGTCAAGGAAACCACGCACCAGGACCTTCCTCCTGGCTTCCAGACCGCCGAATTCATGGTGGAACACGGCCTGGTGGATGACATTGTGCACCGCAACAAGCTGCGCGACAAACTTGGCCAACTGCTCGGCTACATGCTGCCATAG